The following nucleotide sequence is from Mytilus edulis chromosome 13, xbMytEdul2.2, whole genome shotgun sequence.
TAGTcccatttaatttcatttcaagTTGCATGCATGAAACCAATAATTATGTAAAAATTCTTTGACCTTTGACAGATTAATTAACATAGATGTAaactttttttaactttcaaattgCGAGGTCTTCATTTAGGATTTTTTTGTTGtgaaatctcttttttttttaaagataaactatCGTGTAATAAATTCTAAGAATCAATGTTCAAAACAATTTCATCTTTTCTGAATATTAATAACCAAAATCAAGATATCAGGTATCTAGAACTATTTTTTGTGTATTAAGCAGACAATACATGAACAATTACAGCAGTAATGTGTCGAATAGCTGTAAACTTGGAAGAAATCGAATTCAAAGAGGTATGTTTTTACCTCCCCTTGTTAGACTTTTCTTCAGAATTTTGatcaaattttagaaataaacATGGAAAAACCCACACATGAGATTTGGAGAGTTTACACCTATGTATGAAGATGGAATATGCATATTATGAATGAAGTAATATGTATGTTTAGTAGAGCTAATTTTCTAATGCTTGTAGGTTAATGGTTTGGTTggtttgcttgctttgtttgtatgaATATTTGCTCCAGCATTGAAATAAGATacataggcggggcttcagcttgttaACATTATACTTAAATGTTATTGGATGATAAGCTTGAGGTTAAGTATCATGTATACAAGTTGAGCCAGGCATATCTATTGATTCAAGATGTCAATTTTAATGACAATGCTTGTAGaaacatttatataaacaaagcaagcaagccaaccaaaccttTCAACTACAGGCATTACAAAATTAGCCCTAAACGGTTGACAATTAATGTACAAAGCTACATGGTTGTCCATTCTGAATGGAATTTGGATGACATTGTTATTTTACATAAAGCACACATATTTAATTACATGGtacatttaacaatgttttacaGTACAGCATATTAATATAGTACAGTaactttgttacatattttgcTTTTAGCAGGTTTTATTTCCACTTTTTGGCATGTATTTAATGGAACGTCATGATTGTATATCATTAAAATAATGCAAAGTTgctaaaaatacatttaaagtggcatatttttattgtataactctttaaactatttcaaagataaCTGACTATACCTCCGATTAGTTTTGTGTAATTGCCTTAGAGACAGTGTAACAACATAGAAAATGTATATATCAGCTATATTGCCGTCAGTGTATTGAAGACGAATTCCATTTCATCTTAGTGTGTCCGAAATATAAGGAACTTAAGAGTAAAATTCATAAAGAAATATTACTGGTCTAGACCAAGTGTGTTTAAATTTATTGAACTTTTAAGTTTAAAGAACATCAAACAGTTAACCAATTTAGGAAAATACATTTTCACTACATTTAAAATCAGAGACAATATTACATGAACATTTTCTGTCAGTTTACTTTTTTACTATGGAAATTTATATTGACACCGATGAACTGTAAAGTTGAAGGTAATAAAGAAGTTGACTTATTTCATTCCAAATAAAAAAGAGGTTTACTCAAAAGGCACTTGATTGTTGAAAATATTAACATAATTATCatagaattatataaaaattccaaatacatcatttcaaaattttaaatctttgagATCAAATACATCAATTCgaaattttaaatctttgaaatcaaaaacatcaattcaaaatttaatcTTTGCAATAAAATACATCAATTCGAAATTTTAAATCTTTGAGATCAAAATGCCcaaaaatctatttttaacaaCTTTGCATGTAAATAGTTTGTCTATGACATTAACAACACACATATCGTGACAATTTTCACTATGTTGGTATGTTGGTGGTATAATTCTACTCCATTCAATAAAATGCTctcagaaaatataaaaacacaataaaattcTTGTAAAAGTTTCCATTTAGAGTCTGTATTGACTTGTGCTGCTGTTTGTgtttaaacacaaaaaatatataaaatccaATTGCtaattttccatattttatatGGTTTAAACAAGTCACTGACTTTAGAATTATCATTCAAATCATAACACTGAAAATGATTGTTGTTTTAGAAACAGCCCCATATGAAACTaagttatattaatattttacttttaatttaatttatctgTCTAATATGAGTGCTCCTAGACAAGAGGGACAGAAGAAGAATATTGGTAATTTTGAATGAGAATTAGAAATCTAAATGTTAATAAAAGTTTGCAATTTGTGACATTAGGTCACAGTGAcctgtttttatataaaaatttgaagCGTTGAACATAAATGCAACAATACACAAGTTGAATGATTGTAGGTTAAGTCAGTATTAGTAAAAATTATAAAGTAAACCAAGTCAATCATTATATTTTTGCTGATCTAGTTTTGACtcttaatttaaaacattaaaaaaaatcttgagcAAAAACAGTTAATTAAGATTTGAGTGATAATTCCAAAATCAATCAGACATAATATTTTAAAAGCAACAACGTGATATTATATGCCAAcattcaaaattgataaaatttcttATTTTGCTTCATTAAGTAGTCAAACAAATGTGCATCAATTTTAGTGTTTCATAGAAATTTAGCTCTTTAATAGTCTATTTGATATTTCCTGTAATTGACCCAGGCCTGTAGTTAATTAGATCCATTTCTTAGTTGTCTCCTTTGGGAGGATTTAATGAGATCCATTTCTTAGTTATCTCCCTTGGGAGGAACCATAAATTTTCATGGACAATGGAGTGGAAAGAGAAAATTTCTTAGTTGTCTCCCTTGGGAGGATTTAATGAGATCCATTCTTAGTTATCTCCCTTGGGAGGAACCATAAATTTTCATGGACAATGGAGTGGAAACAGAAAATTTGAATGTACATTATATGTGTAAccttttaattttacaaatctgTTGAGACAAGTTTATCTTTTGATAAGCTGAAAACTTTTGATACCTTTAGTTATTTCCcctaaaaatttaataaaacattgatacatcatatttacatttaaattatcATTCATTGCTTTGGTAGAAGCCAATTTTGTCCAATAtagaaccagtctacgattgacatAGGGAACTGTAACAATTTGAGTTAAAAGTGCGTAATAAAAGAATCAAATTAGTAGTTGGCAAATAGACTATCGAAGATAAATTTCTCTTATGAATTTGCGTTTCAAAATCTGATGCATTTTaagtaatattttgaaaagtgtaCTCCAAAAttttgtgattggtttaaaacattcttaataatgaaaattcaacaaatgacataatattgtcttcattttggtgtacgaacaatgaaattaccaatGTGCTTTAAATTCTGAAAAGGAGAAATTGGAAAAAGAGAAAATTACAATTTTCAATGTTGGTAAGGTTGCTGCCTCtaagaaaaaaatagatttaacaTGTCCAAGGCTAAATGTATTTCTTGACAATGGCTGCCGTTCATGAATGTAACattaaaatttatacaaaaatcaAGATCTTGGTTCAAATTGTGGccttttcaaaattttacttcTGACAACAAATACTGACCACTTGTTATTCTATAGGTGTgaataaacaacatgaataaataaacaggaaatattttctttaaaattatttgcagttaatttcatattatttatttatttatcaattaccACAAAatttctctatttataataaattatgaaaTCAAAAATTTATCTTTCTTTACATCTCACTCATGGTTCTAAACTGCAGTTCCATAGAATTTTGTGTTATTATACAAGAATTATACATAATAAGGACTTAGAACATAGTTaacattttgaaaagtaaaaaatgcaaataaaataaaatacaaaacacttAAACAATAAGTGTATTTTTCTTTTAGGGAATAACTAATAAGCTTACAAATGCAAAGTATAGAATTATTAAATGTCTGAAACAGTCATCATCTCATTACCAGTTCAAATATTAGCTTTTCAAAAAGCTTTTTAATTTGTGAAGTCCAATACCATTTCTGAAacttatttagtttaaacattattcataattgaaaaattattgaaataaaatagtacaattttaCATAGCACTCAAATATGGGATACTGAAATAAGTTTGGAGAAACTTTTAATAAATCATCTAGTTGACAAATGGATTGGTAGACATGTTACAGACTAAACAATATCTAAGAATAGGCTTGTAAATGCTTTTTCAACCATGTTTTTCTGGAAATATATAAATTACAGAATAACACATTAATGTTCAATTTTAACCACAAATTAAtacatataaaatttacaattactaaataaataataaatattgcaCCTTTTGAATTTACATTTAAAGCTTTCATATCATATCTCTGCTTTAATTAAAGTCATTTCTTCTGATGTTTAGCACATACATATCATTTATTACAACTTTGTCTGCTTTGAGTAAAATCTGATtgaaataaattctgaaaaagCATAAAAGCAAAACTTTGAAAACCAGATGTTCCGCAggacgcagctttatacgaccgcagagttcgaaccctgaacagttggggcaagtatggacacaacatttaagcttgatacagttcTGAATGTGGATTGACaaagaatgaatgtggtctaagaactgaaacttaaaaaattaaaaattttaaattggacatttacctattatggtccaatatcaaaaaatctaaatacatggttagattcagcatatatcaaagaaccccatattttcaatttttgttgaaatcaaacaaagtttaattttggaccccgatttggaccaacttgaaaactggccccataagcaaaaatcttaatacatttttagattcagcatatcaaagaaccccaaggattcaatttttgttgaaatctaacaaaatttaattttggaccccgatttggaccaacttgaaaactgggctcataatcaaaaatctaagtacatgtttagattcagcatatcaaaggatcccaagaattcaatttttgttgaattcaaacaaagtttaattttggaccctgatttggaccaacttgaaaactgggcccataatcaaaaatctaagtacatgtttagattcagcatatcaaacaaccctaagaattaaatttttgttaaaatcaaactaagtttaattttggaccctttggaccttcatgttgaccaatttgaaaacaggaccaaaaattaagaatctacatacacagttagattcggcatatcaaagaaccccaattattcaattcttgatgaaatcaaacgaagtttaattttggactgtttgggctcctaattcctaaactgttgggattaaaactcccaaaatcaatcccaaccttccttttgtggtcataaaccttgtgtttaaatttcatagatttctatttccttaaaataagttatagtgcgaaaaccaatgtgtcttcggacgacgacgacaacgtcataccaatatacgtcgtataaaaaaatcttaagcattttatttttgtatttattggaCTAATACACAttctttaaaaatcataaaagttcAAACTCCGCTAAATTAAATGATTGCATGAGATCgtcattttaaaataattcttACAAATACTGACGAAAAAGAACACAATTTTCTAAACTCTCGCCAAATGTTGATATATTTGAATGTAATGAGCCTTGATGATTTAGGTGAATTGGAAGACATTTTCAACCTCTTCTCCAAAAAATTCTGTCctttgatattttcttttgacTATTCTGATGAGATTGTACCTCTATCCCATAGACTTTTCTGTTGAGCTTGAAGAAtctgtaaaaataaacataatcatCTCAATagtgaaaattcagaaattaatgcgtaCATTTATTACTTTGATTTTGTCATTATAGTCTAAATTTTAagcaatttattttttgcactattgaaaaaaatcctgtttgattcatagaaaaaaatcaaaacgcaactttaaattattgcgattattacCCTGTCgaatttttcgcaataataaaaacatagcaataatttctgaatttatagtagttGATTATGATGAGGTTATAATCAATgaattataaattgtaaattcagaaattattataagttttttttttaatcgactGAGTGTGTATCTGAATCATTATAACACGCATTCAGAATCTGACCCATGTTTTTGTGCATAGTATTCTGAAATAACAATACTTAATCATGCGTTTCGATCTattcttcaaaaaattaaattctgaatttacagtattcttttatatgtaaTGTATTTAAAATCTACAAGCTTTAGGTTAAAAGCTTGATATATTGTATGGACATACATGTTTTGGGAAGActatatgaggggggataggacctttatcaggactccgggatcggatgtttttaagctcgggatttcgggattgaccctttcgggatccgggaattcttttttccaatttcgggatgtcgggatttaaatttatttaatatcgggacctcaggatttctagtatttaagcccgggatttcgggatcaggacccctcctaccctcccccTATATGCTGCCCTTTAGATGACTTTTATCTATTTTCTTCATTgggtttctgtctcattgacagatataccacatcttcttttattcacattttaaaatacatattagcaaaaaaataaaaaaaatagacacaTCAATCAAAGCGTATTCCAATATATATGTCTTTCCTTTAAACATCAAAAGATTGTAAGGGAGGTAGTTTTCTTAAGTTACTCTGGATTCCTCTACAAATAAAAAACTCAATTGAAAGTAAAAGTATCATGCTgcatataaattaaaatataccCTTATTTTCTTCTTCCATTGATAAACTTCTTGATAAAGTTCTTTTTCTGGAACTACCACTGCCTGTACTTGATGATCCCTGAAAAAAGGATAAAGTTTAATTAATTAAGGTACCTAAAAAAATCTTTGACTGAAAATAACGCATGAAGTTAGTGtggtttagtatttttgtgattttactttttgttgaacTGTCAAATATATTTGTTACCTCCTATTGTTCtttcttttaaaagtattatcagtacatttattttaatgttgatggtaataacaatatttaaatatgaatatttgaTTGAAAAAGATAGATGAAACAATATGAAAACAATGTGTGATGGGTTCTACCTTAAATCTCCTTCAAGAATATTTTCTCCATAAGGCGATCTCCACCCTTGGAtgttttaaaagttgaaatttttaaatatctatatttattttaatatttaataaaatacaaatatgttatcaatacCTCTTCCTTTCTTTCTAACAAAGGCATAACAACACTTGCTGCTGATCCTTCGCTAGCTGCCCCCTCACTGGTAGCCCCTTCACTAGCACCTCCCTCACTGATGGCCTCTTCACTACTTCCTGAAGAAGGCCCTGCCACCATTGTGTCGTCAAACACTGGTTCTGGAGGTGGTAAAACCTCATGTGGTCTTGGAATGCTTATCAGTGGATTTGAAGGAGTTATCGATTCCTGAGTCTCATTCATAATGGAATTAGCATCGAGTGTACTGAGAGGATCAAATGAGATCTGCTCCCCTGTCTCGATAACAGCACACTCAACTGGTACCTGTATTACATCATTGCCTTCTGCTCTTCCTATGCTCGTATGAACTTCTTCATTACTTTGTGAGGTATATGTTATTGCATTTTGCCTCTGGGACAAATGGACGGATGGGTGTATGATATTATGACCTTCATCCTTAGGTCTTGCACCAGTTTCAAGACCGTGCAGTGCAAGCTGTTGCCAATATGTAACATTTCCATTCTCCAAATCTTCCTGACTTTCCTGAGAAATGATTGGCAAGGACCTTACTCTACCGTTACTATCTTTCCCATTGTCTAAgtcaccttcaacaatgaatacatTTGGCAGCAAAGTAGCTCTGTTATTCCTTCTCTGTTGCTGGTGTTGTTGGGAAGCATTTAATGGGTCCGCAATGATACCCTCTTCGTCACAGCTATAAAATCCAGTGCTATCACTGAATAAAGGATGTGACATTCCAGCACTATCGCTGAATAACGGATGTGACATTCCAACGCTGTCACTGAACATAGGATGTGACAGTCCAGTGCTATCGCTGAACATAGGATGAGACATTCCGATGCTGTCACTAAACATTGGAAAGGAAATTCCTGACGGAACTGTTCTGAAGCTATCATCAGCACCTGCAGACGCCATTTCATTTCCACTTTCTAGTTGTGAGTTACGAGGTGAACTCCTTCTTGAAAATGGTTCAACTATCAATAGATAAATTTAAATAGTTTTCTAAAAGGAATATATGATTACTTATATAGTTTATACTTATATAGTGAGTATTGCTAAgtcttattttttacattttattgtctttttttctttttgccaTGGAATTGTTATTTTCCCTTTATTTTTGAGTGTTGAATGTCCCCTAGAATGTATGGTTATTCATTATTTATACTTAAATAGTGAGTATTTCTCAGtctacatttttttatgtaatggTAGTTTTGGACTTTATCTTTTTGCCATGGAGTTGTCATTTTCTCTTTAACTTTTGTCTTGAATGTCCCATAAGCATCTGTCACCTCTTTTTTGTACAATAACTTGCTTATGAAGAtggtttttcattttatttttgtttgtttatcaatgttcattttgttgttgttgactgATCAgacaacaaattaaaataatttaaagtgaaaattatcattttctatCAATTTTTGCAATAACCAATCTTAAATGTTTGTCCAATcttcaaaaattgcaataataaatgcatgacATTATTTCTGAATTAATAGTAGTTTAGCTCATTATTTATAGAAAgctggattaaaaaaaaaattaaaaaaataacctcTAGTGAATacttgtctcatttgcattcattCCAAATCtccttttaaaacttattttagaaAATCAAATATCTACTTTTTTTAAGTAAGGAATACCTTTCAAAGTTGGTCTATCAGACTCTTTAGACGTAGCAccaaacaaatttgattttttaggAGTAGTTGGCAAGCTAAAACTTGTCTCTTGTGTATTTTTCTTCCTGAATTTAAGCCAATTCAGATCCACTGAGTACCCTTTTTTAGATTTATCTAAATATCCTCTCATTTTGTGGTAGCTTTTCGGTGTTCTACTTCCACTTCTAGCTcttctttcattttcattcatTCTCTTAACTTTGGTTATACTCAAATCTTTTTCATCTGCAGGCAAATGTTTCTTCACTTTAGTTATGCTGTCAATAGCATCGTCGCTGGGAGTCGCACTCATAAGCAGATCTTCACAAGACAATTGCTTTACATCTGTCAATTCTGAATCAAGTTCACCTTTACCTTGACCTTTgtcttgaccttgacctttgtcaGGATCTTTTTCATCATATCTTGCTTTTAAACTGGTTGAATCTAAATCTGCTGCTTGATTTGTTTGTCCAGCATCTAGATCATCAGAGAGAGATTTGACCACTGTTTCTTCATCCCCTTTTGGTTCCAAAGCTAATGTCTTGACACCAGTCTCATTTTCGTCCATTTCAACAATAACTTCCGTAATTCTATATTTAGCACATGTGGCTTCATGATCCTTAGATGAATTTGAGCTCGACTTGCTACTGTCCAAACTTGAGTCAATGTTTGTTATACTTGTAAGTTCGTGATCTTCTTCACGAGAATTACGAGTAACAGATTGTCCTCTTTCACTACCATTCTCAACTGGAGGGACAGGGGTATAGCGTCTACCAACTGAAAgtttaaaatacttaaaattatttggtaaatatataaaattgaaacaaaactatttttttaactATAGTTCCTTTTATTTTTGTGAATACATGTATCACTTCCTTTGTTTGAGAAATAGTTTCTGTTTGAAGAATAGCTAATCTcttatgttttgtaaatttccAATCAACATAAAATTCTAAGATTTGTTTATACATACTCTGTATCTAAAAAgtaaatttattaattaaaatagTTTTCACTTATTTTGCTTTCAtcacatataaaaaatgtttaaaactatgtttctcaggggcagatccagccattttaaaaaggggggtcccaacccccggaaccccccccccccactaaaTCCGCCAATGTTTCTACATGGTACATTGAAATGATACTtcaaaaaaaagtttgatataaTATGTGTGCAAAACTATTCAGACCTCCACATTACAATACATGCTGCAAAAGTTTTCGttctacatatacaatattcGTACAGtgtaggaaaatataaaatttacttgACAAGCTTTAGAAACAGAGTTCTCCTGTTCCTTAGCAAgtacaaatatattttgtattttcctaCACTAtgaatataatattgtttttttctgcaATTTAACATTGAACtcaaacacaatatttttttaacctttaaacATGGATGTCTTTTACTAACCTTTAGACATTGACCCATTTTACTAATATTTAAACATGGATGTCTTTTTTTAACCATTAGACATTGATGTATTTTACTAATCTTTAAACATTGACATATTTTACTAACCTTTATTTAGACATGGACTTATAATTTACTAATCTTTAAACATGGATGTCTTTTACTAATCTTTAGACAT
It contains:
- the LOC139500027 gene encoding serine-rich adhesin for platelets-like — its product is MARNITTAVVLILMLFVVRVGGIPCKDGQVQRINNTGNKICCYTTVCAESKQFVFCTYNDGYDTCKNCPSGKYTKDTIKTSEWFEHIDICVTKPTCAEIDTTWINGECLCNKFNGYYGNDINNCQLDTKHCKEAGYELDNDGNCVECEKEHYKPENDGYGVCRVKTRCTRHQVEAHPGSSKADRKCRPRTAKDGPPPTPPPTTDQTDHGANGTRLGGDGDGLHHMYIWLIGVILSSLLILSVSAILIYVFRKKWCCATFIKMFKVGRRYTPVPPVENGSERGQSVTRNSREEDHELTSITNIDSSLDSSKSSSNSSKDHEATCAKYRITEVIVEMDENETGVKTLALEPKGDEETVVKSLSDDLDAGQTNQAADLDSTSLKARYDEKDPDKGQGQDKGQGKGELDSELTDVKQLSCEDLLMSATPSDDAIDSITKVKKHLPADEKDLSITKVKRMNENERRARSGSRTPKSYHKMRGYLDKSKKGYSVDLNWLKFRKKNTQETSFSLPTTPKKSNLFGATSKESDRPTLKVEPFSRRSSPRNSQLESGNEMASAGADDSFRTVPSGISFPMFSDSIGMSHPMFSDSTGLSHPMFSDSVGMSHPLFSDSAGMSHPLFSDSTGFYSCDEEGIIADPLNASQQHQQQRRNNRATLLPNVFIVEGDLDNGKDSNGRVRSLPIISQESQEDLENGNVTYWQQLALHGLETGARPKDEGHNIIHPSVHLSQRQNAITYTSQSNEEVHTSIGRAEGNDVIQVPVECAVIETGEQISFDPLSTLDANSIMNETQESITPSNPLISIPRPHEVLPPPEPVFDDTMVAGPSSGSSEEAISEGGASEGATSEGAASEGSAASVVMPLLERKEEGSSSTGSGSSRKRTLSRSLSMEEENKDSSSSTEKSMG